The Tachypleus tridentatus isolate NWPU-2018 chromosome 5, ASM421037v1, whole genome shotgun sequence genome includes a window with the following:
- the LOC143250618 gene encoding solute carrier family 35 member G1-like isoform X1: MDQEVCDSSSSRRLDVYRVTDANLSERRPLLILETTTNRWQRFLDLPGLGILCSLFSGVCFASCSLMFKLIPSMNPLEIATCMSVIQTSIFSSVIIQTREPLCGAPAERRVLLVRAVSGVLACNLSFYSLRFIPLADVTIILSSTPVFVNIFACMFLKEPCGWFHVATVITTMTGIFLITKPSFIFGKIQKNCEVDNIIIGSILAFGSCLAISVIMIAVRKLRSTNYATINLTFSILLIIVNSAILIITGDWSFPSCGKEGLLLSLMGVLVTFGQFFQTAALKLEEAGLISISRTFDIVIAFIFQVTLLDEEILWTSVLGAVLICSGVGLLGWKKWKG; this comes from the exons ATGGATCAGG AAGTCTGTGATTCTTCATCGTCCAGGAGACTAGATGTTTATCGAGTAACCGATGCTAATCTGTCTGAGCGACGTCCTCTTCTGATTTTGGAAACAACCACAAATCGTTGGCAGAGATTCTTGGATCTACCTGGTTTAGGCATTCTCTGTTCACTCTTCTCGGGGGTTTGTTTTGCCAGTTGTTCCCTTATGTTTAAACTTATTCCTTCTATGAACCCTCTAGAAATTGCTACATGCATGTCTGTGATACAAACGTCTATCTTCAGCAGTGTTATTATCCAGACACGAGAACCTCTTTGTGGAGCTCCAGCAGAGCGGCGGGTCCTCTTGGTTCGAGCAGTAAGTGGAGTCCTTGCTTGCAACCTTTCTTTTTACTCTCTTCGATTCATTCCTTTGGCCGATGTCACTATTATTCTTTCAAGCACACCTGTTTTTGTTAATATCTTTGCATGTATGTTTCTTAAAGAGCCTTGTGGCTGGTTTCATGTAGCGACTGTGATAACCACAATGACTGGGATTTTTCTAATAACCAAACCGTCTTTTATTTTTGGCAAGATTCAGAAAAACTGTGAGGTCGACAACATAATTATTGGCTCCATTTTAGCTTTTGGGAGTTGTTTAGCCATTTCTGTCATTATGATCGCTGTGCGAAAACTAAGGTCAACTAACTATGCTACCATCAATTTGACCTTTTCGATCTTACTCATTATTGTTAATTCTGCCATTTTAATAATCACTGGAGACTGGTCGTTTCCATCATGTGGAAAAGAAGGCTTGTTGCTGTCGCTGATGGGAGTTTTGGTTACATTTGGTCAGTTCTTTCAAACTGCTGCTTTAAAACTGGAAGAAGCAGGACTTATTTCCATTTCAAGGACATTTGATATTGTCAtagcttttatttttcaagtgaCATTACTAGACGAAGAGATCCTGTGGACCAGTGTCTTAGGAGCAGTACTGATCTGTTCAGGTGTTGGGTTACTTGGGTGGAAAAAATGGAAAGGTTAa
- the LOC143250618 gene encoding solute carrier family 35 member G1-like isoform X2, translating to MFKLIPSMNPLEIATCMSVIQTSIFSSVIIQTREPLCGAPAERRVLLVRAVSGVLACNLSFYSLRFIPLADVTIILSSTPVFVNIFACMFLKEPCGWFHVATVITTMTGIFLITKPSFIFGKIQKNCEVDNIIIGSILAFGSCLAISVIMIAVRKLRSTNYATINLTFSILLIIVNSAILIITGDWSFPSCGKEGLLLSLMGVLVTFGQFFQTAALKLEEAGLISISRTFDIVIAFIFQVTLLDEEILWTSVLGAVLICSGVGLLGWKKWKG from the coding sequence ATGTTTAAACTTATTCCTTCTATGAACCCTCTAGAAATTGCTACATGCATGTCTGTGATACAAACGTCTATCTTCAGCAGTGTTATTATCCAGACACGAGAACCTCTTTGTGGAGCTCCAGCAGAGCGGCGGGTCCTCTTGGTTCGAGCAGTAAGTGGAGTCCTTGCTTGCAACCTTTCTTTTTACTCTCTTCGATTCATTCCTTTGGCCGATGTCACTATTATTCTTTCAAGCACACCTGTTTTTGTTAATATCTTTGCATGTATGTTTCTTAAAGAGCCTTGTGGCTGGTTTCATGTAGCGACTGTGATAACCACAATGACTGGGATTTTTCTAATAACCAAACCGTCTTTTATTTTTGGCAAGATTCAGAAAAACTGTGAGGTCGACAACATAATTATTGGCTCCATTTTAGCTTTTGGGAGTTGTTTAGCCATTTCTGTCATTATGATCGCTGTGCGAAAACTAAGGTCAACTAACTATGCTACCATCAATTTGACCTTTTCGATCTTACTCATTATTGTTAATTCTGCCATTTTAATAATCACTGGAGACTGGTCGTTTCCATCATGTGGAAAAGAAGGCTTGTTGCTGTCGCTGATGGGAGTTTTGGTTACATTTGGTCAGTTCTTTCAAACTGCTGCTTTAAAACTGGAAGAAGCAGGACTTATTTCCATTTCAAGGACATTTGATATTGTCAtagcttttatttttcaagtgaCATTACTAGACGAAGAGATCCTGTGGACCAGTGTCTTAGGAGCAGTACTGATCTGTTCAGGTGTTGGGTTACTTGGGTGGAAAAAATGGAAAGGTTAa